The Corylus avellana chromosome ca8, CavTom2PMs-1.0 genome has a segment encoding these proteins:
- the LOC132189062 gene encoding amino acid transporter AVT6A-like: MTILPSTDRKYRRNPRTPLLLPEKHDDREVGFGCASYSGAVFNLSSTIVGAGIMALPAAVKQLGLVPGLIMIVLGAVLTESSIDMILRFSRASKSASYSGVVGDAFGGAGRTLLQVCIVVNNLGMLVVYMIIIGDVLSGTQLDGVWHSGVVEEWFGQHWWTTRSSLLFITTLFVFAPLISFKRVDSLRYTSALSVGLAIVFVAITAGVATVKMVEGSIRMPRLMPELVNQASFWKLFTTIPVLVTSYICHHNIHPIENELKDTSQMKSIVQMSLTLCSNVYIATSFFGFILFGDQTLDDVLANFDGDLGVPYSSVLDDVVRVSYGIHLMLVFPIVFFSLRLNLDGLLFPYAIPIAFDNQRFFSVTALLMGFIFVGANFVPSIWDAFQFTGATAAIAVGFIFPSAIALRDTHGIATKNDRLVSWVMIFLAVSSSTVAICSDIYSIFSSEKRIGT, encoded by the exons ATGACGATTCTGCCTTCTACGGACCGGAAGTACCGCCGCAACCCTCGGACGCCTCTTCTCCTCCCCGAGAAACACGATGACCGCGAGGTGGGCTTCGGCTGCGCGTCGTACTCAGGCGCCGTTTTCAATCTCTCCTCGACGATCGTGGGGGCGGGGATCATGGCTCTCCCGGCAGCCGTGAAGCAACTGGGCCTGGTGCCGGGGCTCATCATGATTGTCCTGGGCGCGGTCTTGACGGAGTCGTCCATCGACATGATTCTGAGGTTCAGTCGGGCCTCCAAGTCCGCCTCATACTCGGGTGTGGTCGGTGATGCCTTCGGTGGAGCCGGGCGGACCCTATTGCAGGTCTGCATTGTTGTCAATAACTTGGGCATGCTCGTTGTTTACATGATCATCATCG GTGATGTGTTATCAGGGACACAATTGGATGGGGTGTGGCATTCAGGTGTGGTGGAGGAATGGTTTGGTCAGCATTGGTGGACCACACGCTCCTCCTTACTGTTTATCACTACACTCTTTGTTTTTGCTCCTCTCATCTCATTCAAGCGTGTTG ATTCCTTGAGATACACTTCAGCATTGTCAGTGGGTTTGGCAATTGTATTTGTGGCAATCACGGCAGGAGTAGCAACCGTTAAAATGGTGGAGGGGAGCATTAGAATGCCTCGCTTGATGCCTGAACTTGTTAATCAGGCATCATTTTGGAAGCTTTTCACGACTATTCCAGTTCTAGTCACTTCCTACATCTGTCACCATAATA TTCATCCGATAGAGAATGAACTAAAGGATACCTCTCAAATGAAGTCAATAGTCCAAATGTCGCTCACGCTATGCTCAAATGTTTACATTGCTACCAGCTTCTTTGGATTTATTCTTTTTGGGGATCAAACACTAGATGATGTACTTGCTAATTTTGATGGCGATCTTGGAGTTCCATATAGCTCAGTACTTGATGATGTGGTTAGGGTGAGCTATGGCATCCACCTGATGCTTGTTTTTCCGATTGTGTTTTTCTCACTTCGCCTCAACCTAGATGGTCTTCTTTTTCCCTATGCCATTCCCATTGCGTTTGACAACCAGAGATTCTTCTCAGTAACTGCACTTCTCATGGGATTTATCTTTGTGGGAGCCAACTTTGTGCCTAGTATTTGGGATGCGTTTCAGTTCACTGGTGCCACAGCTGCCATCGCTGTTGGATTCATCTTTCCATCCGCAATCGCTCTTAG GGACACTCATGGAATTGCAACAAAGAATGACAGACTAGTATCATGGGTGATGATCTTTTTAGCTGTCTCATCCAGCACAGTAGCCATCTGCAGTGACATTTACAGCATTTTCAGTAGCGAGAAAAGGATTGGAACCTAA
- the LOC132189061 gene encoding uncharacterized protein LOC132189061 isoform X2, whose translation MNFECSEVGLWKEALSSYSSRIESLNKPNLHSLDDFYRNQLPPVLHQRNPNPYITTAELSKLMQWKLTRGKWRPRLLDFVSSLDEAAVNSASSKAFKSLPDVSKAVSELTVLKGVGPATASAVLAAYAPDLAPFMSDEAMEAALGNSKDYSLKQYLLLADKLQTKAKM comes from the exons atgaatttTGAATGCTCTGAGGTTGGTCTCTGGAAAGAGGCTCTCTCTTCCTACTCATCTCGCATAGAATCCCTAAACAAACCCAATTTACATTCCCTGGACGACTTTTACCGCAACCAACTACCTCCGGTCCTCCACCAGCGAAACCCTAACCCCTACATCACCACCGCCGAGCTCTCCAAGCTCATGCAATGGAAGCTCACGCGTGGCAAATGGAG GCCGCGTTTGTTGGACTTCGTTTCGTCCTTGGACGAGGCCGCAGTGAATTCGGCATCCTCAAAAGCGTTTAAATCTCTTCCTGATGTCTCCAAGGCCGTCTCCGAGCTTACGGTGCTCAAAGGCGTCGGTCCCGCCACCGCATCCGCCGTTCTGGCCGCTTATGCGCCGGATTTGGCACCGTTCATGTCCGATGAG GCTATGGAGGCGGCTCTGGGTAACTCAAAAGATTATTCGCTAAAGCAGTACTTGTTATTAGCGGATAAGCTCCAGACTAAGGCAAAG ATGTAG
- the LOC132189061 gene encoding uncharacterized protein LOC132189061 isoform X1: protein MNFECSEVGLWKEALSSYSSRIESLNKPNLHSLDDFYRNQLPPVLHQRNPNPYITTAELSKLMQWKLTRGKWRPRLLDFVSSLDEAAVNSASSKAFKSLPDVSKAVSELTVLKGVGPATASAVLAAYAPDLAPFMSDEAMEAALGNSKDYSLKQYLLLADKLQTKAKELSSECDSFSPSDVERALWSSAIGAKLLASHSDPDSKRKRKR, encoded by the exons atgaatttTGAATGCTCTGAGGTTGGTCTCTGGAAAGAGGCTCTCTCTTCCTACTCATCTCGCATAGAATCCCTAAACAAACCCAATTTACATTCCCTGGACGACTTTTACCGCAACCAACTACCTCCGGTCCTCCACCAGCGAAACCCTAACCCCTACATCACCACCGCCGAGCTCTCCAAGCTCATGCAATGGAAGCTCACGCGTGGCAAATGGAG GCCGCGTTTGTTGGACTTCGTTTCGTCCTTGGACGAGGCCGCAGTGAATTCGGCATCCTCAAAAGCGTTTAAATCTCTTCCTGATGTCTCCAAGGCCGTCTCCGAGCTTACGGTGCTCAAAGGCGTCGGTCCCGCCACCGCATCCGCCGTTCTGGCCGCTTATGCGCCGGATTTGGCACCGTTCATGTCCGATGAG GCTATGGAGGCGGCTCTGGGTAACTCAAAAGATTATTCGCTAAAGCAGTACTTGTTATTAGCGGATAAGCTCCAGACTAAGGCAAAG GAATTAAGTTCAGAATGTGATTCCTTCTCACCATCAGATGTAGAAAGGGCTCTGTGGAGTTCTGCAATAGGGGCCAAGTTGCTAGCTTCACATTCTGATCCAGATtccaagagaaagagaaaacgTTGA